In Candidatus Omnitrophota bacterium, a single window of DNA contains:
- the pfkA gene encoding 6-phosphofructokinase, with protein sequence MKRIAVLTSGGDCAGMNACIRSVVRCGIFKGLEVFGVFRGYGGLINGGIKQLKLNSVSNIIGRGGTFLKTARSAEFMNEQGQKKAVDTLKKNKIDGLITVGGEGTFKGAHILNTKWHVPTIGIPATIDNDINGTDYSIGSDTAVNIALEAIDKIRDTATSLERIFVVEVMGRKEGYIAIRVGLSGGAEDVLIPATEYDTDKMCRDITIGRKRGKVSWIIIVAEGIAKGSDIAELIEQETGYETRATTLGHVQRGGSPTAFDRILAARLGMGAVEALIDKETDKMAAMVNDQVKIVPLDSPIYQLKKQRALDRELYKLIKVLAA encoded by the coding sequence ATAAAACGGATTGCTGTTTTAACAAGTGGTGGTGATTGCGCGGGGATGAACGCCTGTATACGCAGTGTGGTTAGATGCGGTATATTTAAAGGCCTGGAGGTATTTGGCGTTTTTCGGGGTTACGGCGGTCTGATAAATGGCGGTATAAAACAGTTAAAGTTAAACAGTGTAAGCAATATTATCGGCCGCGGTGGAACGTTTTTGAAAACAGCTCGCTCTGCTGAATTTATGAATGAACAAGGCCAGAAAAAGGCTGTAGATACTTTAAAGAAAAATAAAATAGACGGTTTGATTACTGTCGGTGGAGAGGGGACATTTAAAGGCGCGCATATTCTAAACACAAAATGGCATGTTCCCACCATCGGTATTCCGGCTACTATAGATAATGATATAAACGGGACAGATTATTCAATTGGTTCAGATACTGCCGTGAATATAGCTTTAGAAGCAATTGATAAAATCAGGGATACGGCAACTTCCTTAGAAAGAATATTTGTTGTTGAGGTGATGGGGAGGAAAGAGGGTTATATTGCGATACGGGTAGGCTTAAGCGGGGGAGCAGAGGACGTGCTGATTCCTGCTACAGAATATGATACTGACAAGATGTGCAGGGATATAACAATTGGCCGTAAAAGGGGAAAGGTAAGCTGGATTATAATAGTTGCCGAAGGTATAGCCAAAGGCTCTGATATCGCTGAATTAATTGAGCAGGAAACCGGTTATGAAACCCGGGCGACAACATTAGGCCATGTGCAAAGAGGAGGTTCCCCTACTGCTTTTGACAGAATATTAGCCGCTAGATTGGGAATGGGAGCTGTTGAAGCCTTGATTGACAAAGAAACCGATAAAATGGCCGCGATGGTAAACGATCAGGTAAAAATAGTACCCTTAGATTCTCCCATTTACCAACTTAAAAAACAAAGAGCCTTAGACCGGGAACTTTATAAACTAATCAAGGTATTAGCTGCCTGA
- the ahcY gene encoding adenosylhomocysteinase, protein MNNYDIKDIKLAKKGSLRIQWAVSQMPVLELIKKRFKKEKPLKDTKIACCLHVTTETANLAITLKAGGARVVLCASNPLSTQDDVTACLVKDWQIPVFAIRGESPKTYYSHIDSLLKIKPDITMDDGADLISTIHKNYQSSTADYQLPIGGTEETTTGVIRLRSLERENKLLFAVIAVNDAATKHLFDNRYGTGQSTIDGILRATNILIAGRIFVVCGYGWCGRGVAMRAKGMGANVVVTETDPLRALEAIMDGYRVLPITNAAKIGDIFVTLTGDLKVIREKHFKLMKDGAIVANAGHFNVEIDIEGLEKISKRKRIIRNFIHEYILKSGKKINLLGEGRLINLVSAEGHPASVMDMSFANQALSAEFIKKKGSKLSPRVYRVPEKIDSEIARLKLKAMGTKIDTLTEEQKKYLSSWEIGT, encoded by the coding sequence TTGAATAATTATGATATTAAAGACATAAAATTAGCCAAAAAAGGAAGTTTACGTATTCAGTGGGCAGTCAGTCAAATGCCGGTTTTGGAGTTAATAAAAAAGAGATTTAAAAAAGAGAAGCCGCTTAAAGACACGAAGATTGCCTGTTGTCTCCACGTAACTACCGAAACTGCCAATTTAGCAATTACTTTGAAGGCCGGCGGAGCCAGGGTAGTTTTATGCGCTTCAAATCCACTCAGCACCCAGGATGATGTAACTGCTTGTTTGGTAAAAGACTGGCAAATTCCCGTATTTGCGATTAGGGGCGAAAGCCCAAAAACTTACTATTCTCATATAGATAGCTTACTTAAGATTAAGCCGGATATTACCATGGATGACGGCGCAGACCTGATCTCAACTATTCATAAAAATTATCAATCATCAACCGCTGATTATCAATTGCCAATTGGCGGGACCGAAGAAACCACTACCGGGGTGATCAGGCTCAGGAGCCTGGAGCGGGAAAATAAGCTTTTGTTTGCGGTAATTGCCGTTAATGACGCGGCTACAAAGCATTTATTCGATAACAGATATGGAACCGGTCAGTCTACCATCGACGGCATTTTGCGGGCTACAAATATTTTGATCGCCGGCAGGATCTTTGTGGTATGTGGTTATGGCTGGTGCGGCAGGGGAGTAGCTATGAGGGCAAAGGGTATGGGCGCGAATGTTGTAGTTACCGAGACGGATCCTTTGCGGGCCTTGGAAGCAATAATGGACGGATACAGGGTTTTGCCGATAACAAACGCGGCAAAAATAGGGGATATTTTTGTTACCCTGACCGGTGATTTAAAGGTTATAAGAGAGAAACATTTTAAATTAATGAAAGATGGGGCTATAGTGGCTAATGCCGGACATTTTAATGTGGAGATAGATATTGAAGGGCTTGAAAAAATAAGTAAAAGAAAAAGGATAATCAGAAACTTTATACACGAATATATTTTAAAGAGCGGGAAGAAGATTAATTTGCTGGGGGAAGGAAGGTTGATAAACCTGGTATCTGCCGAAGGGCATCCTGCTTCGGTTATGGATATGTCATTTGCCAATCAGGCATTATCGGCTGAGTTTATAAAAAAGAAAGGCTCAAAATTGTCCCCAAGGGTTTATAGGGTACCCGAAAAAATAGATTCAGAGATAGCCCGATTGAAACTTAAGGCAATGGGAACAAAGATAGATACTTTAACCGAAGAGCAGAAAAAGTATCTGTCGTCCTGGGAAATAGGAACTTAA
- the metK gene encoding methionine adenosyltransferase → MLKHKYFFTSESITEGHPDKIADQISDAVLDDIFSKDPNGRVACETVVTTGLAFVAGEITTSCYVEVPKIVRQTIKEIGYTKAAYGFDYLTCGVITAIQEQSPDIALGVDIGGAGDQGMMFGYATDETPELMPLPIMLAHKLARRLSQVRKEKKVDYLRPDGKTQVTVEYHDGRPKRIETIVIAAQHSPKVKIEDLRHDLKNLVINKGTSCKLIDKNTKFFINATGRFEVGGPQGDTGLTGRKIIIDTYGGVGSHGGGCFSGKDPSKVDRSASYMARYIAKNIVAAKLASKCEIQLAYAIGVTDPVSIMVNTLGTGKISEAKIKKLIWDNFDLTPRGIIKDLKLRRPIYKKTACYGHFGRLEEGFTWEETDKAGILAKAA, encoded by the coding sequence ATGCTTAAGCATAAGTATTTTTTTACTTCTGAATCAATTACCGAGGGTCATCCCGACAAAATCGCAGATCAGATATCCGATGCGGTTTTAGACGACATATTTTCCAAAGATCCCAATGGCAGAGTAGCTTGTGAAACTGTGGTTACTACCGGTCTTGCCTTTGTTGCCGGAGAGATTACTACTTCTTGCTATGTGGAAGTTCCCAAGATAGTCAGGCAAACCATAAAGGAAATAGGTTATACCAAAGCTGCCTATGGTTTTGATTATTTGACCTGCGGAGTTATAACTGCTATTCAGGAACAATCCCCGGATATAGCGCTAGGGGTAGATATTGGCGGGGCGGGAGACCAGGGGATGATGTTTGGCTATGCTACTGATGAAACGCCGGAGTTAATGCCTCTTCCTATAATGCTTGCCCATAAACTAGCCAGAAGATTAAGCCAGGTGAGAAAAGAAAAAAAGGTTGATTATTTGAGGCCTGACGGCAAGACACAGGTGACAGTGGAATATCATGACGGACGGCCAAAGAGAATTGAAACGATTGTAATAGCTGCCCAGCATAGCCCTAAAGTAAAAATCGAAGATCTAAGGCATGACCTGAAAAATTTAGTGATAAATAAAGGAACTTCCTGCAAGCTGATCGATAAAAATACAAAGTTTTTCATTAACGCCACTGGAAGATTTGAGGTCGGCGGGCCTCAGGGCGATACGGGCCTTACCGGCAGAAAGATTATTATTGATACTTATGGCGGGGTTGGTTCTCACGGAGGAGGATGTTTCTCGGGCAAAGATCCCAGCAAGGTTGACCGTTCAGCCTCTTATATGGCGCGCTATATTGCCAAGAACATTGTGGCGGCGAAACTGGCCAGTAAGTGCGAGATCCAGCTGGCCTATGCTATTGGCGTAACAGACCCAGTCTCAATAATGGTCAATACCTTAGGTACTGGCAAAATCAGTGAGGCAAAGATAAAAAAACTTATTTGGGATAATTTTGACCTTACTCCACGGGGGATAATAAAAGACCTTAAACTCCGCCGGCCGATTTATAAAAAAACAGCCTGCTACGGTCATTTTGGCCGGCTGGAAGAAGGATTTACCTGGGAAGAGACCGATAAAGCCGGGATACTTGCTAAAGCCGCATAA
- a CDS encoding nucleotidyltransferase family protein, which produces MKALIMAAGYAVRLYPLTKNRPKPLLPVCRKPIVEYILANIEKIKSIDEVLVVTNHKFAGHFTDWSKNLSFQKKIRIMNDGTTTNDDKLGAVGDINFVIKNAQINDDLLIIAGDNLFDFSLDGFIEAAFSKKPSPSIGLYDIGDLEAVKKYGMVALSQDKKVVDFQEKPRYPSSTLVAICLYFLPQETLKLVPEYLDEGNNPDAPGYYIDWLCRKKPTYGFVFKGEWYDIGDIASYHRASKKYERKADA; this is translated from the coding sequence ATGAAGGCACTGATAATGGCTGCTGGATATGCAGTCAGGCTTTATCCATTGACTAAAAACAGGCCAAAGCCGCTTTTACCTGTTTGTCGCAAGCCGATAGTGGAATACATCCTCGCTAACATAGAAAAGATCAAGTCAATAGATGAGGTCCTGGTGGTCACCAACCATAAATTTGCGGGTCATTTTACTGATTGGTCGAAAAATTTATCGTTTCAAAAAAAGATCAGGATAATGAACGACGGCACGACAACCAATGACGATAAATTGGGTGCGGTAGGCGATATAAATTTCGTCATTAAGAATGCCCAGATTAACGATGATCTTTTGATAATAGCCGGAGATAATCTTTTTGATTTCTCTCTGGATGGATTTATCGAGGCCGCATTTTCCAAAAAGCCTTCACCTTCTATCGGCCTGTACGATATTGGAGATTTAGAAGCAGTCAAAAAATATGGCATGGTTGCTTTAAGCCAGGATAAAAAAGTGGTTGATTTTCAAGAGAAGCCTCGCTATCCAAGCAGCACCTTGGTTGCTATCTGCCTATATTTTTTGCCTCAGGAAACTCTGAAGTTGGTTCCTGAATATCTTGATGAGGGTAACAATCCCGATGCCCCGGGTTATTACATAGATTGGCTTTGCCGCAAAAAGCCTACTTATGGTTTTGTTTTTAAAGGGGAATGGTATGATATAGGCGATATTGCTTCCTATCACCGGGCATCAAAAAAATATGAAAGGAAGGCAGATGCTTAA
- a CDS encoding bifunctional phosphoglucose/phosphomannose isomerase: MKIDLDNLQEIIQIDRTNFKQLLLDFPQQCLRAEEIGKKGTFPPIYREIKNIVFSGLGGSAIGGDLIRSYLAGQAKVPVVINRNYSLPEFVDSSSLVFICSYSGNTEETLQAFQEGLTRKARLITVTSGGKLAVLAGKAEIPLVTIPQGLPPRAALGYSFFPGLIALSKLGIINEQSFQIKNAVAVLSRLKEKLSPEAKTEINQAKQIALDIYGKIPLIYAANDFFDVVSYRWRTQLAENGKTLSSNHVFPELTHNEIVGWEFPQKLLKDFVVICLRDKHDHPRIAKRMDITMSILKEKAGKIIEIFSEGEELLARIFSLIYIGDFVSFYLAILNKIDPTPVDRITYLKKKLAS, translated from the coding sequence ATGAAAATTGACTTAGATAATCTTCAAGAAATAATTCAGATCGATAGAACAAATTTTAAACAGCTGTTACTCGATTTTCCCCAGCAGTGCCTGAGGGCAGAGGAAATAGGAAAAAAAGGGACTTTTCCGCCTATTTACCGGGAAATCAAAAATATTGTTTTTTCAGGCCTTGGCGGTTCGGCAATAGGCGGCGATTTGATCCGGTCTTATCTGGCAGGACAGGCAAAAGTTCCGGTAGTCATTAATAGAAATTACAGCCTTCCGGAATTTGTCGATTCTTCATCCCTGGTATTCATCTGTAGTTATTCTGGGAATACCGAAGAAACACTTCAGGCGTTCCAGGAGGGACTAACAAGAAAAGCCAGGTTAATAACTGTTACTTCAGGCGGGAAGCTGGCGGTACTGGCCGGTAAAGCAGAAATCCCTTTGGTTACGATACCTCAGGGGCTGCCTCCCAGGGCTGCTTTGGGTTACTCGTTTTTCCCTGGCCTGATAGCGCTTTCAAAGCTTGGCATAATAAATGAACAGTCTTTCCAGATTAAAAATGCCGTTGCTGTTTTATCCCGGTTAAAAGAAAAATTAAGCCCTGAGGCCAAAACCGAAATTAATCAGGCCAAACAAATAGCCTTGGATATTTACGGTAAAATCCCTTTGATTTATGCCGCGAATGATTTTTTTGATGTGGTAAGCTATCGGTGGCGGACACAGTTAGCGGAGAACGGTAAAACCCTTTCTTCAAATCACGTTTTTCCGGAGTTGACCCATAACGAGATAGTGGGGTGGGAGTTTCCTCAAAAACTGCTTAAGGATTTTGTGGTTATCTGCCTTCGCGACAAACACGATCATCCCAGAATTGCTAAAAGAATGGATATAACCATGTCAATTCTCAAAGAAAAGGCTGGTAAGATTATTGAGATTTTCTCAGAAGGAGAGGAACTACTCGCTAGGATTTTTTCTTTGATTTATATTGGTGATTTCGTCAGCTTTTATCTGGCGATATTAAATAAAATTGATCCGACTCCGGTGGATAGAATAACATACCTGAAAAAGAAACTGGCGTCCTAG
- the ptsP gene encoding phosphoenolpyruvate--protein phosphotransferase, with the protein MLKGIGASPGIVIGKVFLLDSEDIAIPRRRIKEEEVSKEIARFEEAMAQARFEVLGIQKRISQEIGMEHSNIFNAHLLILEDRILIEEIIDKLKKQKLNVEYIFNEIFKKYIQIFSEIDDEYLRERVSDVEDVGKRVMRKLLDRKRQTLANLKEEVIVVDHDLSPSDTALMHKEKVIGFITDIGGKTSHTAIMARALEIPAVVGLGTVSRQVKSGDTIIIDGDQGNVIINPDPATIQKYQEKKRNFERSLEELDKLKELFAETLDKHKIELVANIELPMEVPSVIAHGARGIGLYRTEFFYMNRQDLPDEEEQYQSYRQVAQAIAPYSAIIRTLDLGGDKFLSQLHVPREINPFLGWRAIRFCLARPDIFKTQLRAILRASAYGKLKIMYPMISGSEELKAANNILKEVKKGLKKTKTPFDEKMEVGAMIETPSAALICDILAKEADFFSIGTNDLIQYCLAVDRANEKIAYLYEPAHPAILRIIKHIIDTGHKSGIWVGLCGEMGSDPVLAVLLLGLGLDEISTSSIVLPKIKKMIRSIRLKEAKSIASHALNLSSAKEVKKFATERIRKVTRL; encoded by the coding sequence ATGTTAAAAGGAATCGGAGCTTCTCCGGGTATAGTTATTGGAAAGGTTTTTTTGCTTGATAGCGAAGATATCGCTATACCCAGAAGACGGATCAAAGAAGAAGAAGTGTCTAAAGAAATTGCCAGGTTTGAAGAGGCCATGGCCCAGGCAAGGTTTGAAGTATTGGGCATTCAAAAAAGAATCAGCCAGGAGATAGGAATGGAACATAGCAATATATTTAATGCCCATCTTCTGATCCTTGAGGACAGGATCTTGATCGAAGAGATAATTGATAAATTAAAAAAACAGAAGCTGAACGTAGAGTACATATTTAATGAAATCTTTAAAAAATATATTCAAATCTTTTCTGAAATAGATGATGAATACTTAAGGGAGCGGGTTAGCGATGTTGAAGATGTCGGCAAGCGGGTAATGAGGAAGCTGCTGGATAGAAAAAGGCAGACGCTGGCTAATCTGAAAGAGGAAGTTATTGTGGTGGATCATGACCTTTCTCCTTCAGATACCGCATTGATGCACAAAGAGAAAGTCATCGGGTTTATTACAGATATCGGCGGAAAGACTTCACATACTGCCATTATGGCCAGGGCGCTGGAGATCCCGGCAGTGGTAGGGCTTGGTACCGTAAGCCGTCAGGTTAAATCTGGCGACACTATAATTATCGACGGCGATCAGGGGAATGTGATTATAAATCCGGATCCGGCAACTATTCAAAAGTATCAGGAAAAGAAAAGAAACTTTGAAAGATCCCTGGAGGAGCTTGATAAATTAAAAGAGCTTTTTGCCGAAACCCTGGACAAACACAAGATAGAATTAGTCGCCAATATAGAGCTGCCAATGGAAGTTCCTTCGGTAATCGCTCACGGGGCCAGGGGAATAGGGCTATACCGAACAGAATTTTTTTATATGAATCGGCAGGATTTACCTGACGAAGAGGAACAATACCAATCCTATCGTCAGGTAGCCCAGGCAATCGCTCCTTATTCAGCCATTATCCGGACATTAGACTTAGGCGGGGATAAATTTTTGTCGCAACTGCATGTTCCCCGGGAGATAAATCCTTTTTTGGGCTGGCGGGCAATCAGGTTTTGCCTGGCCAGGCCGGATATATTTAAGACCCAGCTGCGGGCAATACTTAGGGCAAGTGCATATGGAAAGCTAAAGATCATGTATCCTATGATTTCCGGTTCGGAAGAGCTTAAGGCAGCCAATAATATCCTGAAAGAGGTAAAAAAAGGCCTTAAGAAGACAAAAACTCCGTTCGATGAAAAAATGGAAGTGGGCGCAATGATTGAGACTCCATCTGCCGCTTTGATTTGTGATATATTGGCCAAGGAAGCAGATTTTTTCTCTATCGGAACCAATGATCTAATCCAGTACTGTCTGGCAGTAGATAGGGCTAATGAAAAGATAGCCTATCTTTACGAACCAGCACATCCGGCTATTTTAAGAATTATTAAGCACATTATCGATACCGGTCATAAATCAGGTATCTGGGTAGGGCTCTGCGGTGAAATGGGCAGCGATCCGGTCCTGGCTGTTCTTCTTTTAGGATTAGGGTTAGATGAAATCAGTACCAGCTCTATAGTCCTTCCGAAAATAAAGAAGATGATCAGATCAATAAGATTAAAAGAAGCAAAGAGCATAGCCAGCCACGCTCTTAACCTGTCGTCTGCTAAGGAAGTAAAAAAATTTGCTACAGAAAGGATTAGAAAGGTAACCAGGTTATGA
- a CDS encoding HPr family phosphocarrier protein encodes MLVEKKLTIKNKLGLHARPAALFVQLANKFDCEIMIKKGKQEVNGKSIMGILMLAAGKGSRIFIRAKGSDARDAVQKLEQLLLSDLPEE; translated from the coding sequence ATGTTGGTAGAGAAAAAATTAACCATTAAAAACAAACTTGGATTACATGCCAGGCCTGCTGCCTTGTTTGTCCAGCTGGCGAATAAATTTGATTGTGAGATTATGATTAAAAAGGGAAAGCAAGAGGTAAACGGAAAATCTATTATGGGTATCTTAATGCTGGCTGCTGGTAAAGGCAGCCGGATTTTCATCAGGGCAAAAGGATCAGATGCCCGGGACGCGGTGCAAAAACTGGAACAGTTGCTTCTGAGCGACCTTCCTGAGGAGTGA